Proteins co-encoded in one Prunus persica cultivar Lovell chromosome G6, Prunus_persica_NCBIv2, whole genome shotgun sequence genomic window:
- the LOC18772288 gene encoding peptidyl-tRNA hydrolase, mitochondrial isoform X2, with product MLNRLGRRYFCTAAPQPWLFVGLGNPGNKYKGTRHNVGFEMIDVFANSQGIEMSTVHCKAIFGQGPLAAYYKLPLNRVLVFHDDMNLPCGVLRLHPNGGHGCHNGVKSVMYHFRGNREFPRLRIGIGRPPGQMDPKAFLLQKFNATAQGRIDAALQEGVDILKVLLSEGLAESARRFNSEQKYKHMRLETTMAT from the exons ATGCTTAATAGGTTGGGTAGGCGTTACTTTTGCACTGCTGCTCCACAGCCGTGGCTATTTGTGGGTTTGGGCAATCCCGGCAATAAGTACAAAGGAACTAGGCACAAT GTGGGGTTTGAGATGATTGATGTTTTTGCTAATTCTCAAGGAATTGAAATGAGCACGGTGCATTGCAAAGCTATCTTCGGGCAAG GACCACTTGCTGCTTATTATAAGCTACCTCTCAATCGTGTGCTAGTG TTCCACGATGACATGAACTTACCATGTGGGGTACTTCGTCTTCACCCAAATGGAGGTCATGGATGCCACAATGG GGTGAAGAGTGTAATGTATCACTTTCGTGGGAACAGAGAATTTCCTCGGCTAAGAATCG GTATCGGGAGGCCTCCTGGTCAAATGGATCCCAAGGCATTCTTGCTCCAGAAATTTAATGCAACGGCTCAAGGACGA ATTGATGCTGCTTTACAAGAGGGAGTTGATATATTGAAGGTGCTGTTATCTGAAGGTTTGGCAGAGAGTGCGAGACGCTTCAACTCAGAGCAAAAATACAAGCATATGAGATTAGAGACTACAATGGCAACATGA
- the LOC18772288 gene encoding peptidyl-tRNA hydrolase, mitochondrial isoform X1: MLNRLGRRYFCTAAPQPWLFVGLGNPGNKYKGTRHNVGFEMIDVFANSQGIEMSTVHCKAIFGQGFVGEVPVFLAKPQTYMNLSGESTGPLAAYYKLPLNRVLVFHDDMNLPCGVLRLHPNGGHGCHNGVKSVMYHFRGNREFPRLRIGIGRPPGQMDPKAFLLQKFNATAQGRIDAALQEGVDILKVLLSEGLAESARRFNSEQKYKHMRLETTMAT, from the exons ATGCTTAATAGGTTGGGTAGGCGTTACTTTTGCACTGCTGCTCCACAGCCGTGGCTATTTGTGGGTTTGGGCAATCCCGGCAATAAGTACAAAGGAACTAGGCACAAT GTGGGGTTTGAGATGATTGATGTTTTTGCTAATTCTCAAGGAATTGAAATGAGCACGGTGCATTGCAAAGCTATCTTCGGGCAAG GTTTCGTTGGTGAAGTTCCTGTTTTTCTTGCAAAGCCTCAAACTTACATGAATTTGAGTGGTGAATCT ACAGGACCACTTGCTGCTTATTATAAGCTACCTCTCAATCGTGTGCTAGTG TTCCACGATGACATGAACTTACCATGTGGGGTACTTCGTCTTCACCCAAATGGAGGTCATGGATGCCACAATGG GGTGAAGAGTGTAATGTATCACTTTCGTGGGAACAGAGAATTTCCTCGGCTAAGAATCG GTATCGGGAGGCCTCCTGGTCAAATGGATCCCAAGGCATTCTTGCTCCAGAAATTTAATGCAACGGCTCAAGGACGA ATTGATGCTGCTTTACAAGAGGGAGTTGATATATTGAAGGTGCTGTTATCTGAAGGTTTGGCAGAGAGTGCGAGACGCTTCAACTCAGAGCAAAAATACAAGCATATGAGATTAGAGACTACAATGGCAACATGA
- the LOC18773093 gene encoding transcription repressor MYB5, with amino-acid sequence MRNPSSSSSSSSSKAAAAAATATSIPTKITSSSSSKAAGTSGGSKTPCCIKVGLKRGPWTPEEDELLSNYINKEGEGRWRTLPKRAGLLRCGKSCRLRWMNYLRPSVKRGQIAPDEEDLILRLHRLLGNRWSLIAGRIPGRTDNEIKNYWNTHLSKKLISQGIDPRTHKPLNPDIHSSATVAAADMDSNINKAATVSSSKTNRFSSNTNPSPPPTSEPSEPVAHHHGAAPNTNGNNGNIVTNIANKENGYLVDDQELGTVVHGYANMTSSDHASAAAMGTLSLRSNGSNNGGALLGGNEEDDDMNCCADDVFSSFLNSLINEDPFSGQHHLQQQVLLQNGNNAHNAAAADGSDHHVPLVSSGAGATAPSTFGWESAVLMSSAFIQNDHHRVLNDQTE; translated from the exons ATGAGAAACCCATCGTCATCGTCATCGTCATCGTCGTCAAAAGCGGCGGCAGCTGCAGCGACAGCAACTTCAATACCAACGAAAATAACATCGTCGTCGTCGAGCAAGGCGGCGGGGACCAGTGGTGGGAGCAAGACGCCGTGTTGTATCAAGGTGGGTTTGAAGAGAGGGCCGTGGACGCCCGAAGAGGACGAGCTCTTGTCCAATTACATCAATAAAGAAGGTGAGGGCCGATGGCGGACCCTACCCAAGAGGGCGGGGCTGCTCCGCTGCGGCAAGAGTTGCCGCCTCCGCTGGATGAACTACCTCCGCCCTTCTGTCAAGCGCGGCCAGATCGCCCCCGACGAAGAAGATCTCATCCTTCGCCTCCATCGCCTCCTCGGCAACcg gTGGTCTTTGATAGCTGGGAGGATCCCAGGGCGTACGGACAATGAGATAAAGAACTACTGGAACACACACCTGAGCAAGAAGCTGATCAGCCAAGGCATAGATCCCAGAACCCACAAGCCTCTAAATCCAGATATTCACTCCTCGGCtactgttgctgctgctgataTGGACAGCAACATTAACAAAGCAGCAAcagtttcttcttccaaaaccAATCGCTTCAGCTCAAACACCAACCCTAGTCCTCCTCCTACTTCTGAGCCTTCTGAGCCTGTGGCTCATCATCATGGGGCAGCTCCCAATACTAATGGCAATAATGGGAATATCGTCACAAATATTGCCAACAAGGAAAATGGGTACCTTGTTGATGATCAGGAGCTGGGCACCGTGGTCCATGGCTATGCAAACATGACGTCTTCTGATCACGCTTCTGCGGCGGCAATGGGAACTTTGAGCTTGAGAAGCAACGGCAGCAACAATGGAGGAGCACTACTTGGGGGGAATGAAGAGGACGATGATATGAATTGTTGCGCCGACGATGTCTTCTCTTCGTTCTTGAATTCATTAATCAACGAGGATCCATTTTCTGGCCAACACCATTTGCAACAACAAGTACTACTTCAGAACGGGAATAATGCACATAATGCAGCTGCTGCTGATGGTTCGGATCATCATGTTCCTTTGGTTTCTAGTGGTGCTGGTGCAACTGCGCCATCCACTTTTGGCTGGGAATCTGCTGTGCTCATGTCTTCTGCTTTTATCCAAAACGATCACCACAGGGTACTCAATGATCAAACGGAGTAG
- the LOC18773549 gene encoding phosphatidylinositol N-acetylglucosaminyltransferase subunit A isoform X1, with amino-acid sequence MGEWKRHRILMVSDFFYPNFGGVENHIYYLSQCLLKLGHKVVVMTHAYNNRSGVRYMTGGLKVYYVPWKPFLMQNTFPTFYGTLPIVRTILIREKISLVHGHQAFSTLCHEALMHARTMGYKVVFTDHSLYGFADAGSIHMNKVLQFTLAEVSQAICVSHTSKENTVLRSGLPPEKVFVIPNAVDTAMFKPAPERLSSHEIVIVVISRLVYRKGADLLVEVIPEVCRLYPNVRFIVGGDGPKRVRLEEMREKHSLQDRVEMLGAVQHSQVRSVLITGHIFLNSSLTEAFCIAILEAASCGLLTVSTRVGGVPEVLPDDMIVLAKPDPSDMVQAIKKAISILPKIDPQEMHNRMKELYNWHDVAKRTEIVYDRALKCSNQNLLQRLSRYLSCGAWAGKLFCLVMIIDFLLWHLLQLWKPAEDIEEVPDFVLSHDQDEGISQDNENQSLR; translated from the exons ATGGGTGAGTGGAAAAGGCATAGAATTCTCATGGTCTCTGATTTTTTCTATCCCAACTTTGGTGGTGTGGAGAATCACATCTATTATCTCTCACAATGCCTTCTCAAGCTTGGTCACAAG GTGGTGGTAATGACTCATGCCTACAACAATCGTTCTGGGGTGAGATATATGACAGGCGGGTTGAAAGTGTATTATGTACCATGGAAACCGTTTCTTATGCAGAATACTTTTCCAACCTTTTATGGGACACTTCCAATAGTAAGGACTATCCTTATTCGAGAGAAAATATCCCTGGTACATGGACATCAAGCTTTCTCAACTCTTTGCCATGAGGCTTTGATGCATGCACGCACAATGGGGTACAAGGTCGTATTTACTGATCATTCACTCTATGGTTTTGCTGATGCGGGAAGTATACACATGAACAAGGTGTTGCAATTTACATTGGCAGAAGTAAGTCAGGCCATTTGTGTTTCTCATACAAGCAAGGAAAACACGGTGCTACGGTCAGGTTTGCCACCAGAAAAGGTCTTTGTGATACCTAATGCTGTTGACACAGCTATGTTCAAGCCCGCACCAGAGCGTCTGAGTAGTCATGAAATTGTAATTGTTGTTATAAGTAGATTGGTTTACCGAAAGGGTGCAGATCTTCTCGTTGAAGTCATTCCAGAAGTATGCCGTTTATACCCCAAT GTTCGTTTCATTGTTGGAGGAGATGGACCGAAACGTGTGCGGTTGGAAGAGATGAGGGAAAAACATTCTCTTCAAGATCGAGTTGAGATGTTAGGTGCCGTGCAACACTCTCAAGTACGATCTGTCCTAATTACTGGCCATATATTCTTAAACAG TTCTTTGACAGAAGCTTTTTGCATAGCGATCTTAGAGGCTGCTAGTTGTGGATTATTAACAGTCAGTACACGTGTAGGAGGTGTCCCGGAG GTACTACCAGATGACATGATTGTACTTGCAAAACCAGATCCTAGTGATATGGTTCAAGCAATAAagaaggcaatatctatactTCCCAAAATTGACCCACAAGAAATGCACAATCGT ATGAAGGAGCTGTACAATTGGCATGATGTGGCGAAACGGACAGAAATTGTTTATGATCGTGCTCTGAAATGCTCAAATCAAAATCTTTTACAACGACTCTCACG ATACCTCTCATGTGGAGCTTGGGCGGGAAAGCTTTTTTGCTTGGTTATGATCATTGACTTTCTGTTGTGGCACCTGTTGCAACTATGGAAG CCTGCAGAGGATATTGAAGAAGTGCCCGATTTCGTTCTATCCCATGATCAAGATGAAGGGATCTCGCAGGACAATGAGAACCAAAGCTTGAGATGA
- the LOC18773549 gene encoding phosphatidylinositol N-acetylglucosaminyltransferase subunit A isoform X2 — MPSQAWSQGGGNDSCLQQSFWGEIYDRRVESVLCTMETVSYAEYFSNLLWDTSNSKDYPYSRENIPGSIHMNKVLQFTLAEVSQAICVSHTSKENTVLRSGLPPEKVFVIPNAVDTAMFKPAPERLSSHEIVIVVISRLVYRKGADLLVEVIPEVCRLYPNVRFIVGGDGPKRVRLEEMREKHSLQDRVEMLGAVQHSQVRSVLITGHIFLNSSLTEAFCIAILEAASCGLLTVSTRVGGVPEVLPDDMIVLAKPDPSDMVQAIKKAISILPKIDPQEMHNRMKELYNWHDVAKRTEIVYDRALKCSNQNLLQRLSRYLSCGAWAGKLFCLVMIIDFLLWHLLQLWKPAEDIEEVPDFVLSHDQDEGISQDNENQSLR; from the exons ATGCCTTCTCAAGCTTGGTCACAAG GTGGTGGTAATGACTCATGCCTACAACAATCGTTCTGGGGTGAGATATATGACAGGCGGGTTGAAAGTGTATTATGTACCATGGAAACCGTTTCTTATGCAGAATACTTTTCCAACCTTTTATGGGACACTTCCAATAGTAAGGACTATCCTTATTCGAGAGAAAATATCCCTG GAAGTATACACATGAACAAGGTGTTGCAATTTACATTGGCAGAAGTAAGTCAGGCCATTTGTGTTTCTCATACAAGCAAGGAAAACACGGTGCTACGGTCAGGTTTGCCACCAGAAAAGGTCTTTGTGATACCTAATGCTGTTGACACAGCTATGTTCAAGCCCGCACCAGAGCGTCTGAGTAGTCATGAAATTGTAATTGTTGTTATAAGTAGATTGGTTTACCGAAAGGGTGCAGATCTTCTCGTTGAAGTCATTCCAGAAGTATGCCGTTTATACCCCAAT GTTCGTTTCATTGTTGGAGGAGATGGACCGAAACGTGTGCGGTTGGAAGAGATGAGGGAAAAACATTCTCTTCAAGATCGAGTTGAGATGTTAGGTGCCGTGCAACACTCTCAAGTACGATCTGTCCTAATTACTGGCCATATATTCTTAAACAG TTCTTTGACAGAAGCTTTTTGCATAGCGATCTTAGAGGCTGCTAGTTGTGGATTATTAACAGTCAGTACACGTGTAGGAGGTGTCCCGGAG GTACTACCAGATGACATGATTGTACTTGCAAAACCAGATCCTAGTGATATGGTTCAAGCAATAAagaaggcaatatctatactTCCCAAAATTGACCCACAAGAAATGCACAATCGT ATGAAGGAGCTGTACAATTGGCATGATGTGGCGAAACGGACAGAAATTGTTTATGATCGTGCTCTGAAATGCTCAAATCAAAATCTTTTACAACGACTCTCACG ATACCTCTCATGTGGAGCTTGGGCGGGAAAGCTTTTTTGCTTGGTTATGATCATTGACTTTCTGTTGTGGCACCTGTTGCAACTATGGAAG CCTGCAGAGGATATTGAAGAAGTGCCCGATTTCGTTCTATCCCATGATCAAGATGAAGGGATCTCGCAGGACAATGAGAACCAAAGCTTGAGATGA
- the LOC18774759 gene encoding uncharacterized protein LOC18774759 isoform X2, with protein MASTTSPALSVSKLDFPFLSSQRNITFSKENLHQVKMPRRMSKFSGFESNGFILFSSLSGQIGLGSFPSPEATANNNAPEVQVQSSIWNWRGYSIRYQHAGNSGPALVLIHGFGANSDHWRKNIPVLAKSHRVYSIDLIGYGYSDKPNPRQFGESSFYTFETWGTQLNDFCIDVVKDEAFFICNSIGGLVGLQAAVMEPQLCKGVMLLNISLRMLHIKKQPWYGRPLIRSFQNLLRNTDVGKYFFKIVATPESVRNILCQCYHDTSQVTEELVQKILLPGLEPGAVDVFLEFICYSGSPLPEELLPQVKCPVLIGWGEKDPWEPIELGRAYGKFVSVEDFVVLPNVGHCPQDEAPDLVNPLVESFVARHAALSASISTAT; from the exons ATGGCAAGCACTACCTCTCCCGCTCTGTCTGTGTCAAAATtggattttccatttttgtccTCTCAGAGAAACATAACTTTCAGCAAGGAAAACCTTCATCAAGTTAAGATGCCTCGTAGGATGTCTAAGTTTTCTGGGTTTGAATCAAATGGgtttatcttattttcttctttgagtGGTCAAATTGGTTTGGGCAGCTTTCCTAGTCCAGAAGCCACTGCGAACAACAATGCGCCTGAGGTCCAAGTTCAAAGCAG TATATGGAACTGGAGGGGTTATTCTATCCGCTATCAGCATGCTGGCAACAGTGGCCCGGCATTGGTATTAATTCATGGTTTTGGAGCAAACAG TGACCATTGGAGGAAAAATATTCCAGTTCTTGCAAAATCACATAGGGTATACTCAATTGATCTTATTGGTTATGGGTACTCAGACAAACCAAATCCTCGTCAATTTGGGGAAAGTTCCTTTTATACATTTGAGACATGGGGCACCCAGCTAAATGACTTTTGTATTGATGTGGTCAAGGATGAAGCATTCTTTATATGCAACTCTATCGGAG GACTTGTTGGTCTTCAGGCAGCAGTTATGGAGCCACAGTTATGTAAGGGCGTAATGCTCTTAAATATTTCTCTTCGTATGCTTCATATTAAAAAGCAGCCTTGGTACGGAAGACCATTGATTAGATCATTTCAGAACTTACTGAG AAATACTGATGTGggcaaatattttttcaaaattgttgCCACACCAGAGTCTGTGAGGAATATCCTTTGCCAG TGCTACCATGACACCTCCCAGGTAACAGAGGAACTAGTTCAAAAAATCCTTCTTCCAGGACTTGAGCCCGGTGCTGTAGATGTATTTCTGGAGTTCATTTGTTACTCAGGTAGCCCCCTTCCTGAGGAACTATTGCCTCAAGTGAAG TGCCCTGTTTTGATAGGATGGGGTGAGAAGGATCCATGGGAGCCCATTGAACTTGGACGTGCCTATGGGAAATTCGTTTCTGTAGAAGACTTCGTTGTTCTTCCTAATGTCGGCCACTGCCctcag
- the LOC18774759 gene encoding uncharacterized protein LOC18774759 isoform X1 translates to MASTTSPALSVSKLDFPFLSSQRNITFSKENLHQVKMPRRMSKFSGFESNGFILFSSLSGQIGLGSFPSPEATANNNAPEVQVQSSIWNWRGYSIRYQHAGNSGPALVLIHGFGANSDHWRKNIPVLAKSHRVYSIDLIGYGYSDKPNPRQFGESSFYTFETWGTQLNDFCIDVVKDEAFFICNSIGGLVGLQAAVMEPQLCKGVMLLNISLRMLHIKKQPWYGRPLIRSFQNLLRNTDVGKYFFKIVATPESVRNILCQCYHDTSQVTEELVQKILLPGLEPGAVDVFLEFICYSGSPLPEELLPQVKCPVLIGWGEKDPWEPIELGRAYGKFVSVEDFVVLPNVGHCPQVSLSLSLSLSLTHTHTHTHSATNTQVIICLYI, encoded by the exons ATGGCAAGCACTACCTCTCCCGCTCTGTCTGTGTCAAAATtggattttccatttttgtccTCTCAGAGAAACATAACTTTCAGCAAGGAAAACCTTCATCAAGTTAAGATGCCTCGTAGGATGTCTAAGTTTTCTGGGTTTGAATCAAATGGgtttatcttattttcttctttgagtGGTCAAATTGGTTTGGGCAGCTTTCCTAGTCCAGAAGCCACTGCGAACAACAATGCGCCTGAGGTCCAAGTTCAAAGCAG TATATGGAACTGGAGGGGTTATTCTATCCGCTATCAGCATGCTGGCAACAGTGGCCCGGCATTGGTATTAATTCATGGTTTTGGAGCAAACAG TGACCATTGGAGGAAAAATATTCCAGTTCTTGCAAAATCACATAGGGTATACTCAATTGATCTTATTGGTTATGGGTACTCAGACAAACCAAATCCTCGTCAATTTGGGGAAAGTTCCTTTTATACATTTGAGACATGGGGCACCCAGCTAAATGACTTTTGTATTGATGTGGTCAAGGATGAAGCATTCTTTATATGCAACTCTATCGGAG GACTTGTTGGTCTTCAGGCAGCAGTTATGGAGCCACAGTTATGTAAGGGCGTAATGCTCTTAAATATTTCTCTTCGTATGCTTCATATTAAAAAGCAGCCTTGGTACGGAAGACCATTGATTAGATCATTTCAGAACTTACTGAG AAATACTGATGTGggcaaatattttttcaaaattgttgCCACACCAGAGTCTGTGAGGAATATCCTTTGCCAG TGCTACCATGACACCTCCCAGGTAACAGAGGAACTAGTTCAAAAAATCCTTCTTCCAGGACTTGAGCCCGGTGCTGTAGATGTATTTCTGGAGTTCATTTGTTACTCAGGTAGCCCCCTTCCTGAGGAACTATTGCCTCAAGTGAAG TGCCCTGTTTTGATAGGATGGGGTGAGAAGGATCCATGGGAGCCCATTGAACTTGGACGTGCCTATGGGAAATTCGTTTCTGTAGAAGACTTCGTTGTTCTTCCTAATGTCGGCCACTGCCctcaggtctctctctctctctctctctctctctctctcacacacacacacacacacacacacagcgCTACAAACACTCAGGTTATAATTTGTCTGTATATATAA